Sequence from the Curtobacterium sp. MCLR17_007 genome:
GGCCCTCGACGAGGCGGGCATCGGCGCCGTGCCGGACCGGCTCGAGGACGCGTGGACGTGGGACGAGTTCGCCGCGATCAGCACGAAGCTGCGCGGGTCGCTGCCGGACGACAAGTACCCGTTCGCCTACGACTGGACGGCCGCGGGGGCGTACCGGTGGGCGAGCTTCGTCTACCAGGCGGGCGGGTCGCTCCTGACGCCCTCGCTGCGGCACTCGGCGGTCGACAGCGACGCCGGGCGCAAGGCGATGGCGTTCACGCAGCGGTTCTTCGACGAGCGCTGGGTGCCGGCGAACAACACCATCAAGACGACGGTCTACTCGGACAACTTCTTCCTGAACCAGACCGTGGCGATGACGTTCATCGGCGACTTCCTGGTGCCGGAGCTGGCCGACGGCGCGAACGGGTACCAGGGCGGCGACTGGGCGACGACGTACATGCCGCGGGACCGGGCAGCGGCATCGGACCTCGGCGGCAACGCCCTCGTCGCCACCCGCGACACCGCGAACCCCGAGTTGGCGGCCGCGTTCCTGAAGTACATGGTGGAAGAGGACCCGATGCGTGACTTCTGTCAGCGAGCGAACGAACTGCCCACCCTGCAGAGCCTGGCCGACACGACGCTCGACTACGCGGTGCGGCCCGACGTGATGGACGTCTTCACGCAACAGGCGACGACGATCACCGAGACCGCGGTGCGCGAGACCGTGGTGCCGGGCTTCGCGTCGGTGAACACCGCGCTGCAGGACCAGCTCGAACTCGCCTTCCACGGTCGCAGCACGGACGACGCGGTCAAGGCCATCGACGCCGCGATCGACCAGGCAGTGGCCGCATGACGGGCGCGGCCGAGCGGATCGGCGGGGCCACGGCGGGCGGAGCCGTGCGGCGCGGACCGCGGCGGACCGTCGGGCCGTTCCGGGCCTCCAGTGGGGCCGCAGCGACTGCGTTCCTGGTGCCGAACGTCTTGCTCATCGTCGTCTTCACGCTGCTGCCGCTCGTGTACGCGCTGGTCATCAGCTTCCAGGACCTGGACTCGCTGGGCGGCACCAGCTGGGCCGGACTCGGCAACTACGCACGTCTGGTCACGGACCCGGTGTTCTGGCAGTCCGTGGCGAAC
This genomic interval carries:
- a CDS encoding sugar ABC transporter substrate-binding protein, translating into MPPSSLSRRSLLVGALGIAAASGLSGCVANNGPAPSTAAAGSKADIGEVEGTLRFAFWGGSDGENTGFARAKKGFEARHPKATIELQTLPYDGFFSGIDRGILSKTAPDVFRVDYTSIGKYTSHGVLLDMTPYLTAAESSAFLPALYDAVRFEGRTYGVPHQTDTSAIAFSRKALDEAGIGAVPDRLEDAWTWDEFAAISTKLRGSLPDDKYPFAYDWTAAGAYRWASFVYQAGGSLLTPSLRHSAVDSDAGRKAMAFTQRFFDERWVPANNTIKTTVYSDNFFLNQTVAMTFIGDFLVPELADGANGYQGGDWATTYMPRDRAAASDLGGNALVATRDTANPELAAAFLKYMVEEDPMRDFCQRANELPTLQSLADTTLDYAVRPDVMDVFTQQATTITETAVRETVVPGFASVNTALQDQLELAFHGRSTDDAVKAIDAAIDQAVAA